A section of the Humulus lupulus chromosome 2, drHumLupu1.1, whole genome shotgun sequence genome encodes:
- the LOC133814135 gene encoding long chain acyl-CoA synthetase 8-like, producing MITHGNIVATAAAVITVIPELNSKDYLAYLPLAHVFELAAESVMVATGCRIGYGSPLTLTDISNKIKKGTKGDAFELKPTLMAAVPAILDRVRDGVLKKAEDTGGLVKTLFTFAYTRRLAAVEGSWFGAWGLEKMLWDLIIFKKIRSVLGGDIRFMLCGGAPLSADSQRFINICMGAPIGQGYGLTETFAGAAFSEADDTVVGRVGPLLPCCYIKPGLNEKLKCMKQHAFRSVHLILLTSI from the exons ATGATAACACATGGAAACATTGTAGCCACTGCTGCAGCAGTTATAACAGTCATTCCAGAACTAAATAGCAAAGACTACTTGGCGTACTTGCCCCTGGCTCACGTTTTTGAATTGGCAGCTGAG TCTGTCATGGTGGCTACGGGATGTAGAATTGGTTATGGCTCCCCATTGACTTTAACAGACATATCAAACAAAATTAAGAAGGGAACCAAGGGAGATGCTTTTGAATTAAAGCCAACTCTCATGGCAGCAGTTCCTGCTATACTGGATCGTGTTCGAGATGGAGTACTGAAAAAG GCTGAGGATACTGGGGGTCTAGTGAAGACTCTTTTTACATTTGCATATACACGTCGACTGGCAGCTGTAGAAGGAAGCTGGTTTGGGGCTTGGGGACTGGAAAAAATGCTGTGGGATTTAATCATCTTTAAGAAAATACGCTCTGTACTTGGAGGAGATATTAGATTTATGCTCTGTGGTGGAGCTCCTTTATCTGCGGATTCACAACGCTTCATCAATATCTGCATGGG GGCTCCTATTGGCCAAGGATATGGCTTGACAGAAACTTTTGCTGGAGCTGCTTTTTCTGAGGCAGATGACACAGTAGTGGGCCGTGTAGGGCCACTCCTTCCTTGTTGCTACATTAAG CCAggtcttaatgagaaattaaaatgCATGAAGCAACATGCTTTTAGATCAGTTCACTTAATATTATTGACTTCGATTTAA
- the LOC133814136 gene encoding phosphomevalonate kinase, peroxisomal-like, whose translation MAVFWCRVVYAPGKVLMTGGYLILERPNPGLVLSTSARFYAIFKPLLEEIKPDSWAWTWTDVKVTSPQLNRESMYKLSMKNLTLQSVSRQVYTGCLDITILGSNEFYSYRNQIEARGLPLLPESLAALPPFASITFNSGESSGENSKPEVTKTGLGSSAAMTSSVVAALLHYLGVVDLAHVKGTADLDVVHIIAQTAHCIAQGKVGSGFDVSSAVYGSHRYVCFSPEVISSAQVAIKGAPLGEVVIEIFKGKWDHERTKLSLPPLMNLVSMQPGTGGSSTPSMVGAVKKWQKSNPKKSQETWTNFSGRQKRIDAPNISAAVLILCLDTKDILLHNFPFHFFSVGPEDAAVVGNQLSEEEKTTLQSRQKALADLQQM comes from the exons atggcTGTCTTTTGGTGCAGGGTTGTTTATGCTCCTGGCAAGGTTTTGATGACTGGGGGATATCTTATTTTGGAGAGACCGAATCCAGGGCTTGTTCTCAGTACAAGCGCTCGTTTCTATGCTATTTTTAAACCTCTTCTCGAAGAAATTAAGCCCGATAGTTGGGCCTGG ACATGGACAGATGTGAAAGTGACATCTCCTCAGCTTAATAGAGAAAGCATGTATAAGTTGTCAATGAAAAATCTGACGCTTCAGAGTGTTTCAAGGCAAGTTTATACTGGGT GTCTTGATATCACCATTTTAGGTAGCAATGAATTTTATTCATATCGGAATCAG ATTGAAGCACGTGGACTCCCTTTGTTGCCTGAATCATTGGCTGCTCTTCCTCCTTTTGCATCAATTACTTTCAATTCTGGGGAATCCAGCGGAGAAAATAGCAAGCCAGAAGTTACAAAAACTGGATTGGGTTCATCTGCTGCTATGACATCTTCGGTGGTTGCTGCTTTGCTTCATTACCTGGGAGTTGTTGATCTTGCTCACGTGAAGGGCACTGCAGATCTGGATGTGGTGCATATTATAGCTCAAACTGCTCATTGTATTGCACAGGGGAAAGTTGGCAGTGGATTTGATGTTAGCTCTGCAGTTTATGGTAGCCATCGTTATGTCTGTTTTTCACCAGAAGTAATCTCTTCTGCTCAG GTTGCCATAAAAGGTGCTCCCCTGGGAGAAGTGGTTATCGAAATTTTTAAAGGAAAATGGGACCATGAGAGGACAAAGCTATCCTTGCCACCATTAATGAATCTTGTAAGCATGC AACCAGGAACTGGAGGATCATCTACACCATCAATGGTAGGTGCTGTTAAAAAATGGCAAAAGTCTAACCCCAAAAAATCACAGGAAACATGGACAAACTTTTCAGGGCGTCAAAAGAGAATTGATGCACCAAACATTTCAGca GCTGTGCTCATATTATGTCTGGATACGAAAGACATATTGCTTCATAATTTTCCTTTCCATT TTTTCAGTGTTGGTCCTGAGGATGCTGCAGTTGTTGGTAATCAACTGTCAGAAGAAGAGAAAACTACTCTTCAG TCTAGGCAAAAAGCACTTGCAGACTTACAGCAAATGTAG